GCAGGGAGGCAGTCCTGTCGATGATTGCGCAGCTCGGGCGACTGGAAACCGGCAAGGCTTAGGAGTTGGGCCGTTCCCCGGAGGGACGGCCCGGCACTCCGACATCGCCTAAGAAGCGTCGCCGCCATCGCGGAAGGGGCCCAACTGAAGGTACTCCGCGATCAGTTCACGCGGAAGCAGGGGCATCAGTCGGCTTGCTGCATCGAGAGTCATCTCATCCGCTTCTTCCACGGAGTCAGGCTCGGGCGCCGACCAGCGCTGGAGCCCCTCGGCACCTGCGGAGACCGGATGGAAGAGCACGGTTCCGTCCTCGGCTGAGAGCCATACCCCGCTCGGAGTATCGCGCTTACTCTCCTCGCCGCCGTGAACGAGGCCGCCTCCCCGTTTGCCATTACGACGGACCTCGCCTTTTCCGGCAGCGTCTGTGAATTCGTGGGAAATATCCAGAGAGGGTTCCGCACCTTGCGGCTCCCTACCCAGTACTCCGTTCCGATTTTCCCGCCGGCTCCCGCCCGGCACCGTCATTGCTATCGCCCCCGCGGTCTATTTTCACCTTCTGTGCATTGCGTGCCTGCGGCTCGTTCCCCGATAAGTACACGCGTTTCGTCTCCTGTCATGACGGGGCGATACCTCGCTCGGCCTGGAGGTCAGCTGCCCGCCCTGGTGCAGAGTCCCAGGCACGGCACCATCGAGCCATCCGGCGCGCGGTGTCCCGGCCGATGCGGAGGATCGCCCTCCCCGCGCCTTGATTCCTACCCTTGCAAATATGCCTACGTCAACGAGGAAACACAGAGAGTCGCACACGGCCCTGTGTTTCTCACAGAGTGAGAAACGGGCCTACTGGGCGCTTCTCATGTGGTGAGAATGGGGTTTCATTTCTCACTCGCTGAGAAGCGGAGGGTCTTTGCAGGGTCTTTGCGGAGGCGTCAACTCCATCGCATAGCCTGGCGAGGAAGAGATGCCAAACCACAACCGCAGGGAGAAATGTGCGCGCCATCAGGATGGACCAGTTCGGTGGCCCGGAGGTGCTGCAGGTGGTCGAGGTTCCCGACCTTGAACCGCGGGGCGGCCATCACCTATTGCAGGTGAGTCGTGCAGGCGTGAACTACGCAGACATGCACGTACGGGGAGACACCTATCTCGCGCCGGTGACGCTGCCCTACATTCCCGGGAACGAAGTGGTCGGCCGCACGGGGGACGGCAAGCGCTTCGTCGGCCTCACTCAGGGCGGCGGCTACGCCGAGCAGGCCCATGTCCATCGCCGCACTTCTTGGGAGGTGCCCGACGGTGTGAGCGATGAGCAGGCCGTGGCACTGTGCCTCCAGGGCAACTCGGCCTACCACCTGCTCCACACCGTCGCTGGCGTCCAGGAGGGCCAGACCGTGGTCATTCCGGCCGCCGCGGGCGGCGTGGGCTCCATAGCCGTTCAGCTGGCCAAGGCCATCGGTGCCAAAGTGATCGCGCTGGCGAGCAGCAAGGCAAAGCGCCAACTCGCGGAAGAACTCGGTGCGGACGCCGTCGTCGACTCCACCAGTGAGAACCTCAGCGAGGAGATCAAGGAGGCGGCAGGCGGACCGGTCCAAGTTGCCCTGGAGATGACCGGCGGACCGACCTTCCATTCCACTGTCGCTGCCCTCGCCCCTCGCGGCCGGCTTGCTGTGTACGGATACGCATCGGGTGAGACGACAGACGTGTCGACCAAGGTGCTGATGGAGCGGTCGATCACCGTCTCCGGATTCTGGCTTCCGTCGTTGTACAGCGACCGAAACGCCCTGCCCACCAGCATGAACGCCCTGTTCGACGCCGTACGCTCAGGCTCGCTTCGCCCCGTCCTCGGGCAGGTCTACCCGCTGAGCGAGGCAAGTGCTGCCCACGCCGCCCTGGCAGCCCGCGCACACACCGGGAAGCTCTGCCTGGATACCGCTGGGTAGTTAAAACCTCAAGTTTCCCTCAAATTGCCTCTCGATCGGAACAAGAGTGCGACGTGAGACGTCGTTCAACTTGTCGTCTATGTGAGGGACTCGGTGGGCCGCTCTCCGGCGGGGGTTGCGGCCCACCCGACGGGAGGTAGCGGCTGCATGACCGGCAACGAAATCTCGAACACCTCAGAGACGAGGTCACGCCTCGTCGACCGATTCATCCGTGTCCAGAGAGCCTTCGCTGAACTGGGAGGCGAGGTGCACGGCACCGGTGAGATAGCCAGGGCAGCTGGTCTGGACGACGCCACCACCTCCCGCATTCTGCAGTCCGGCGTATACGGCGGCTTTTTCGAGCGCATCAGCCACGGCAAATACCGACTCGGTGTGGGAGCTGCACACGTCGGCATGCACGCGCTCGCCCACGCGCCGGCCAAGGACGACAGCACGCGCGCAATCCTGGAGGAACTGCGCGAGGCGACCGACGGAGGTCTGGTCTTCCAGTACATGCTGGCAACCATTGGGGGCGCCCAGCGTCAGTGCATCGACATGGCCGTGGGCGATTCAGACCTGGTGGAACTCGGCATGACCGCCCTCGACATCCTGTCCGTCACGCGCTCGCTCCGCACCGGAGCCAGCGGCCGGACCATCCTGGCCTACCTCCCCGCGGCGCTCCAGGAACTGGTTCTGGCGGAACCGATTCCCGCCGAGGCCGGCCCGGGCGTCTACCGCGACGACAAGGAGCTGCTCGCCTCGCTCGAAGAGGTTCGTGACCGCGGCTACGCCCTCGGCTACGAAGAATGCATGCCTCTGTGGAATTCCTGCGCGGCTCCCATCGTCTGGGGTGAGGCGATCATGGGAGCTGTCCTTTTGCTCAAGCCAGCAACGGTCATGCCCGAGGCGCCGGAATCGGTGATCGACGCGACCAAGGCGGCTGCTGCCAAGCTCAGCGCCAAACTGAGCCACCTGTCGGAGCCCATGGCCATGATGCTCGGGTCATGACGGAAGAGACGGGTGGTCTGGCGGCAGAAATCCGAACGCCGACCGGGAGCGCCGGTCGTTAGGGTGAAACGCATGAGCGAACACCAGGAAGTTCACTCCGCCGCCAGGGTTGCCGCCACTCTCCGGACGGTCCTGGCGGGGTTCCGTGAAGGCGGTGAGCGAGCCCTCCCCCTGCTAGTCGGCGAGCAGGAGGGGGGCGAGCCGGAGGCCGCCATCATTCCCTACGACCTGTTCGTGACCCTTTGCCGGGCATTGGAACGTGCCGAGGACCTCGACATCAGCGATCTCGCAACGAGTCGGTTGGCCGATGCTCCCGCCCCCGGAGAGGGGCTGGACACTGCGGCCCTGGCCCGCCTGGTCGCCGAGGCACAGCCCGACCACGCCGACGACCTCCTCCAGGCCGGCGGCGCGACGGCGCATGAGGACTGATGACAGCAGGACGGAGAACTCGTGGCGGCGTCCGATCCCTATCGAGGCGACCACCTGCTGGAGGTTGGCGACGACATCCTCAAGCTGAAGAGCCTCCAGCTGCAGAAGCTGGCGCTCATCCGCATCGCGCAGCTCACCAGCGGTGAAGCCAAGGGCACCCGCCTGGAACAAATGTCCGATGCCTGGCCTACTGAACTGAGAGACTGCTGGAAGCTGTACTTCGACGAGCAGGAGAATGACGTCGGCCGACGTCTCAACCGGCAGGCCCCGCGCTATCGCATCGTCTACCGGTTCCTCGATCCCGTGCCCGACCCAGCGAACCGCGACCGGCGGCCACGACTGCAG
The DNA window shown above is from Streptomyces akebiae and carries:
- a CDS encoding quinone oxidoreductase family protein, whose protein sequence is MRAIRMDQFGGPEVLQVVEVPDLEPRGGHHLLQVSRAGVNYADMHVRGDTYLAPVTLPYIPGNEVVGRTGDGKRFVGLTQGGGYAEQAHVHRRTSWEVPDGVSDEQAVALCLQGNSAYHLLHTVAGVQEGQTVVIPAAAGGVGSIAVQLAKAIGAKVIALASSKAKRQLAEELGADAVVDSTSENLSEEIKEAAGGPVQVALEMTGGPTFHSTVAALAPRGRLAVYGYASGETTDVSTKVLMERSITVSGFWLPSLYSDRNALPTSMNALFDAVRSGSLRPVLGQVYPLSEASAAHAALAARAHTGKLCLDTAG
- a CDS encoding IclR family transcriptional regulator domain-containing protein; translated protein: MTGNEISNTSETRSRLVDRFIRVQRAFAELGGEVHGTGEIARAAGLDDATTSRILQSGVYGGFFERISHGKYRLGVGAAHVGMHALAHAPAKDDSTRAILEELREATDGGLVFQYMLATIGGAQRQCIDMAVGDSDLVELGMTALDILSVTRSLRTGASGRTILAYLPAALQELVLAEPIPAEAGPGVYRDDKELLASLEEVRDRGYALGYEECMPLWNSCAAPIVWGEAIMGAVLLLKPATVMPEAPESVIDATKAAAAKLSAKLSHLSEPMAMMLGS